The following are from one region of the Syngnathus acus chromosome 19, fSynAcu1.2, whole genome shotgun sequence genome:
- the arl4d gene encoding ADP-ribosylation factor-like protein 4D yields MGNFLSDMPPPGSFLPGFKCLHVVVIGLDSAGKTSLLYRLKLKEFVETIPTKGFNTEKVKVSVGGSRAVTFHVWDVGGQEKLRPLWKSYTRRTDGLVFVVDAAEAERMEEAKVELHKISRSSENQGVPVLILANKQDLDTALSVGQVEKLLGVQELSAGTLRHVHSCSAVDGRGVQQGLEKLYDMILRRRKMVKHSRGRKR; encoded by the coding sequence ATGGGTAACTTCCTGAGTGACATGCCGCCTCCCGGCTCCTTCCTGCCTGGCTTCAAGTGCCTCCATGTTGTAGTGATCGGGCTGGATTCAGCTGGAAAGACCTCTCTGCTGTATCGGCTCAAGCTGAAGGAGTTTGTGGAAACCATCCCCACAAAAGGCTTCAACACAGAGAAGGTGAAGGTATCGGTGGGTGGTTCCCGAGCCGTCACCTTCCACGTGTGGGACGTGGGCGGCCAGGAGAAGCTGCGGCCGCTGTGGAAGTCTTATACAAGGCGCACCGACGGCCTGGTGTTTGTGGTGGATGCCGCCGAAGCCGAGCGCATGGAGGAGGCCAAAGTGGAGCTCCACAAGATCAGCCGCAGCTCGGAGAACCAGGGTGTGCCCGTCCTGATCCTGGCCAACAAGCAGGACCTGGACACGGCGCTATCCGTAGGCCAGGTGGAGAAGCTGCTGGGCGTGCAGGAATTGAGTGCTGGAACGTTACGCCACGTGCATAGCTGCAGCGCGGTGGACGGCCGTGGCGTgcagcagggcctggagaaaCTTTACGACATGATTCTCAGGAGGCGGAAGATGGTCAAGCACAGCAGGGGGAGGAAGAGATGA